In Solanum stenotomum isolate F172 chromosome 6, ASM1918654v1, whole genome shotgun sequence, one DNA window encodes the following:
- the LOC125868716 gene encoding cytosolic sulfotransferase 5-like — MSEKKSSPIANNEEIERIIEQLPKIDFFLNDFQLYQWEGFWSNLTVLKAAMVFKATFKSEPNDVLLASSIKTGSTWLKAICLSIMQSNKDEEEDILVKDNPHFHVPTIESMDYYSKPPTHDLYTKPSLRLFHTHLPYRVLPDSIKNSDNCKIIYITRNPKDTLISMWHFFNYNSKHLEDLFPLKELVEYFCNGVHPWGPFFEHVLEYWEESKKRPQKILFLKYEDLKIDPKKEVAKIALFLGKPFGNDEEDLEIVLKKCSLERLKNLEVNKSGAIFSFIHNSAFFRKGVVGDWKNHMTPEMEEQLDKITKLKLQGSGLEL, encoded by the exons atgagtgagaaaaaATCATCACCAATTGCgaataatgaagaaatagaGAGAATTATAGAGCAACTGcccaaaattgatttttttttgaacgaCTTTCAACTTTATCAATGGGAAGGTTTTTGGTCAAATCTTACCGTTTTAAAGGCAGCCATGGTCTTCAAGGCAACCTTCAAATCAGAACCTAATGATGTTCTCTTGGCATCTTCCATAAAAACAg GTTCAACATGGCTCAAGGCCATATGTTTATCCATCATGCAAAGTAAtaaagacgaagaagaagatattttaGTTAAGGATAATCCTCATTTTCATGTTCCAACAATAGAGAGCATGGATTATTATTCAAAACCTCCAACTCATGATCTATACACCAAGCCCTCTCTAAGATTATTTCACACTCATTTACCTTATAGAGTTTTGCCAGACTCAATTAAAAATTCGGATAATTGCAAGATTATATACATAACAAGAAATCCTAAAGATACCTTAATTTCTATGTGGCATTTCTTCAACTATAACAGTAAGCATTTAGAAGATCTCTTTCCTTTAAAAGAACTTGTGGAGTACTTTTGCAATGGGGTTCATCCGTGGGGACCATTTTTTGAACATGTTCTTGAATATTgggaagaaagtaaaaaaaggcctcaaaaaatattattcttgaaGTATGAAGACTTGAAGATAGACCCTAAgaaagaggtggcaaaaatagCCTTGTTTCTTGGAAAGCCTTTTGGTAATGATGAAGAGGATTTGGAGATAGTTTTGAAGAAGTGTAGCTTGGAGAGGCTGAAGAATTTGGAGGTTAATAAGAGTGGAGCAATCTTCTCTTTTATCCACAATAGTGCATTTTTCAGAAAAGGAGTTGTAGGGGATTGGAAGAATCACATGACACCTGAAATGGAAGAGCAACTTGACAAGATTACCAAGTTGAAGCTTCAAGGGAGTGGCCTTGAACTTTGA